A single genomic interval of Picosynechococcus sp. PCC 7003 harbors:
- a CDS encoding phycobilisome linker polypeptide codes for MRMFKITACVPSQSRIRTQRELQNTYFTKLVPYDNWFREQQRIMKMGGKIVKVQLATGKPGTNTGLT; via the coding sequence ATGCGGATGTTTAAAATTACGGCCTGTGTACCAAGCCAAAGCCGAATTCGGACACAGCGTGAACTACAAAATACATACTTCACCAAGCTAGTTCCCTACGACAATTGGTTCCGTGAGCAACAACGCATCATGAAGATGGGCGGCAAGATTGTTAAGGTGCAACTGGCAACTGGTAAGCCCGGCACCAATACTGGTTTGACCTAA
- a CDS encoding RNA polymerase sigma factor SigF → MEPTMTTKVSDNIKSKTLELLQEYRQSQDVKIRNQIVSLNIGLVRKEAHHWSRQCSENFDDLMQVGSLGLLRAIERFTLERGNAFSSFANPYIRGEIQHYLRDKSSTVRIPRRMLQLRQQSNRFIQAFRQEHNRQPSIAEIAEHLDISVSEWQSINLAYQNRDPVSLDVSVKADQGENTSLGDLVPDPGYKSFQLAIEDQIRIQQGLAQLEEHTRKVLEFVFLHDLTQKEAADLLGVSVITVSRRIKKGINSLKKIIGSD, encoded by the coding sequence ATGGAACCTACGATGACGACGAAAGTCAGTGACAATATTAAGTCCAAAACCCTGGAACTGTTACAGGAATATCGGCAGTCCCAAGATGTCAAAATTCGCAATCAAATTGTGAGTTTAAATATTGGTTTAGTTCGTAAAGAAGCCCATCATTGGTCGAGACAATGTAGCGAGAACTTTGATGATCTCATGCAAGTGGGCAGTTTAGGTTTGCTCCGAGCCATTGAGCGATTTACCCTAGAGCGCGGTAATGCCTTTAGTTCCTTTGCAAACCCCTATATTCGAGGTGAAATTCAACATTACCTGCGCGATAAAAGTTCCACTGTTCGTATTCCCCGTCGGATGCTCCAATTACGGCAACAATCTAATCGATTTATCCAAGCCTTTCGCCAAGAACATAATCGACAACCTTCCATCGCAGAAATTGCCGAACATCTCGATATTTCCGTGAGCGAGTGGCAGTCAATTAATCTTGCTTACCAAAATCGTGATCCCGTTAGTCTTGACGTTTCTGTAAAAGCTGATCAAGGGGAAAACACTTCTCTAGGGGATCTTGTTCCGGATCCGGGTTACAAAAGCTTTCAACTGGCCATTGAAGATCAAATTCGCATTCAACAGGGCCTTGCTCAACTCGAAGAACATACTCGCAAGGTATTGGAATTTGTTTTTCTCCATGATCTCACCCAAAAAGAGGCCGCTGACTTACTGGGAGTGAGTGTCATTACCGTTTCACGACGGATTAAAAAAGGCATTAATTCCCTCAAGAAAATCATTGGTAGTGACTAG
- the apcB gene encoding allophycocyanin subunit beta, with the protein MQDAITSVINSADVQGKYLDGSAMDKLKAYFTTGALRVRAASTISANAAAIVKEAVAKSLLYSDVTRPGGNMYTTRRYAACIRDLDYYLRYATYAMLAGDPSILDERVLNGLKETYNSLGVPVGSTVQAIQAMKEVTAGLVGADAGREMGVYFDYICSGLS; encoded by the coding sequence ATGCAAGACGCAATTACTTCTGTAATCAACTCTGCTGACGTCCAAGGTAAGTACCTTGATGGCAGTGCAATGGATAAGCTCAAAGCTTATTTCACAACTGGTGCCCTCCGTGTTCGTGCGGCTAGCACCATCAGTGCTAACGCTGCAGCAATCGTAAAGGAAGCTGTTGCTAAGTCTCTCCTTTACTCTGATGTAACTCGTCCTGGTGGCAACATGTACACCACTCGTCGTTACGCTGCTTGTATTCGTGACCTCGACTACTACCTCCGCTATGCAACCTATGCAATGCTTGCTGGCGATCCTTCTATCCTCGATGAGCGTGTGCTCAACGGTTTGAAAGAAACCTACAACTCCCTCGGTGTACCCGTTGGTTCTACTGTTCAAGCGATCCAAGCAATGAAAGAAGTCACTGCTGGTCTTGTCGGTGCTGACGCTGGCCGTGAAATGGGTGTTTACTTCGACTACATCTGCTCTGGCTTAAGCTAA
- a CDS encoding PBP1A family penicillin-binding protein, translating to MTQPNPQPPKTQLGQMVTQAFNTMVHFGQHTLKPGARVPELHIEGQTQPFPLIGDRHTGGRSSSQDITIRNETVSAQHFSLSKDPENPRHYLIHDERSSNGIYVNRRKVKHFPLRNGDVIHLAPPELAQAACLTYRYEIPMWVKIIRYGLFSGGGFVGFLTLFLLWQWIKYPLNPLPSGVTGPVVIFSRDGETAINPVTTDSHRELPRLKDFSPYLKNGVMASEDARFYWHPGIDPIGIARAIRVALSRGSATQGASTITQQVARSLFPEVGREKSASRKLREMIVALKMETFFSKDEILLLYLNKVYLGVGQSGFEDAAQFYFDKSARDLDLLESATLIAMLPAPNAFNPIVDPDKSREQRNLVIDRMYKLGMITDQEQRQAKLTPIEERLSEEARRSLSNNAAPYFYGYVQQELTELLGEDAMKMGNLYIETGLDITMQQKAASALQASIEQDGSQVGFSQGAIATLDSDTGEILAMVGGKDYAESQFNRAVQAKRQPGSTFKVFGYGAALEQGISPYTAFSCAPLNWQGQQYRGCERTSTASTDMFRGMAQSENAIALRIAQTVGLDRVINFAQKLGVDSELRPSPGLILGESEVSVLEMAGAYATFANDGTWNKPHAIRRIFDSSDCTGETIDSCHLLYDFSNRADLHREQVISRDTARTMTEMLQGVIQGGTGTAARLGLDEAGKTGTTNSNVDLWFVGYVPSQDLVTAIWLGNDDNSPTRGGSSYAAKLWGAYMREAL from the coding sequence ATGACCCAACCAAATCCTCAACCTCCGAAAACACAATTGGGACAGATGGTCACCCAAGCTTTCAATACGATGGTTCATTTTGGGCAGCATACCCTCAAGCCCGGTGCCCGTGTACCTGAGCTACACATTGAAGGCCAGACACAACCTTTTCCGTTAATTGGCGATCGCCACACCGGGGGGCGAAGTTCGAGCCAAGATATCACCATCCGCAACGAAACGGTGAGTGCCCAACATTTTTCACTCAGCAAAGATCCAGAGAATCCGCGCCATTACCTCATCCACGATGAACGATCTTCCAACGGCATTTACGTCAATCGGCGTAAAGTTAAGCATTTTCCCCTCCGCAATGGTGATGTTATCCACCTTGCGCCCCCAGAATTAGCCCAGGCCGCCTGTTTGACCTACCGCTACGAAATCCCTATGTGGGTCAAGATTATTCGTTATGGTCTGTTCAGCGGCGGTGGTTTTGTCGGTTTTCTGACCCTATTCTTGCTGTGGCAATGGATAAAATATCCTCTAAATCCCCTCCCTTCTGGCGTTACAGGCCCTGTGGTGATTTTTTCCCGGGACGGAGAGACGGCTATTAACCCCGTCACCACCGATAGCCACCGGGAACTGCCGCGGCTCAAAGATTTTTCGCCTTACCTCAAAAACGGTGTGATGGCTTCTGAGGATGCCCGTTTCTATTGGCACCCAGGCATTGATCCGATTGGGATTGCTCGGGCAATCAGGGTGGCCCTTTCACGGGGAAGCGCGACCCAGGGGGCGAGTACGATCACGCAGCAGGTAGCCCGGAGTCTGTTTCCAGAGGTGGGGCGGGAAAAAAGTGCCAGCCGCAAGTTACGGGAAATGATTGTGGCCCTGAAGATGGAGACTTTCTTCAGTAAAGATGAAATTTTGCTGCTGTATTTAAATAAGGTTTACCTGGGGGTGGGCCAGTCGGGGTTTGAAGATGCCGCCCAGTTTTATTTTGATAAGTCGGCCCGGGATCTAGATTTGCTGGAGTCTGCCACTTTGATTGCCATGTTGCCCGCCCCAAATGCGTTTAATCCTATCGTTGACCCGGATAAATCCCGCGAACAACGCAATCTTGTGATTGACCGGATGTACAAATTGGGGATGATCACCGACCAAGAACAACGTCAGGCAAAATTAACCCCCATTGAAGAGCGTTTGAGTGAAGAGGCCCGCCGTTCGCTGTCTAACAATGCAGCACCCTATTTTTATGGCTATGTGCAGCAGGAGTTGACGGAATTACTGGGGGAAGATGCCATGAAAATGGGGAATCTTTACATCGAAACGGGGTTAGATATTACGATGCAACAGAAAGCTGCCTCGGCTCTCCAGGCATCCATAGAGCAGGATGGCTCCCAGGTCGGCTTTTCCCAAGGGGCGATCGCCACCCTCGATAGCGACACAGGCGAAATTCTCGCCATGGTTGGCGGTAAAGATTACGCCGAAAGCCAATTTAACCGCGCCGTTCAAGCTAAACGACAACCTGGTTCTACGTTTAAGGTGTTTGGCTATGGTGCCGCCCTTGAACAAGGCATTTCTCCCTACACGGCCTTTTCCTGTGCGCCCCTCAACTGGCAAGGACAACAATATCGTGGTTGCGAGCGCACCAGCACCGCCAGTACCGATATGTTTCGTGGCATGGCCCAATCCGAAAATGCGATCGCCTTGCGTATTGCCCAGACAGTGGGGTTAGATCGCGTCATTAACTTTGCCCAAAAATTAGGCGTAGACTCAGAACTGAGGCCTTCTCCTGGTTTGATTTTGGGAGAAAGCGAGGTCTCTGTCCTAGAAATGGCAGGGGCCTATGCCACCTTTGCCAACGATGGCACCTGGAACAAACCCCACGCCATCCGCCGTATTTTCGACAGCAGCGACTGTACTGGCGAAACCATTGATAGCTGTCATTTACTCTACGATTTCAGTAACCGCGCCGATCTCCACCGAGAACAGGTTATTTCTCGCGATACCGCCCGCACCATGACCGAGATGCTCCAAGGGGTGATTCAAGGGGGCACAGGCACTGCCGCCCGCCTAGGCCTTGATGAAGCCGGCAAAACAGGGACAACGAACAGCAACGTCGATCTGTGGTTTGTGGGCTATGTCCCATCCCAAGATTTAGTAACGGCCATCTGGTTGGGAAACGACGACAATAGTCCCACTCGGGGTGGCAGTTCCTACGCAGCTAAACTGTGGGGCGCTTATATGCGTGAAGCCTTGTGA
- the tilS gene encoding tRNA lysidine(34) synthetase TilS has protein sequence MSWSPLHARLNQQLKESNLLPTGAMILMAVSGGQDSVCLSQLMLDLQSHWQWSLAIAHCHHGWPGDDNIATHVQTLGAQWQLPFHLCCAGTSLPETENAARQWRYQALTHLAAQLGKAYVVTGHTQSDRAETLIYNLVRGSGMAGLGSLTAWRSLSDKVMLVRPLLTITRQETGKFCRQFNLPVCLDPYNQQMRFKRNQVRQQILPQLRTLNTQADKHLAQTAVILQDENDYLEAIAQQYLHQTLNPQQHLHRLTLQPLHIALQRRIIRQYLQQILPKMPTFAQITATVELIHGFNGDRLSTLPGKIQLQVTGEWLVPKAPQSNSPKPIH, from the coding sequence ATGAGCTGGAGTCCTTTACATGCGCGGCTAAACCAACAGTTGAAAGAATCAAATTTATTGCCGACAGGGGCCATGATCCTTATGGCTGTTTCAGGTGGGCAAGATTCTGTCTGTTTAAGTCAGTTGATGTTGGACTTACAAAGCCATTGGCAATGGTCCTTGGCGATCGCCCATTGTCACCATGGCTGGCCTGGTGATGACAATATTGCAACCCATGTGCAAACCTTGGGGGCACAATGGCAGTTACCTTTTCACCTTTGCTGCGCAGGGACTTCTCTCCCAGAAACAGAAAATGCGGCGCGCCAATGGCGCTATCAAGCTTTAACTCACTTAGCAGCCCAACTCGGCAAGGCTTATGTGGTAACTGGTCATACCCAAAGTGACCGCGCAGAAACCCTAATCTATAACCTGGTGCGGGGGTCTGGGATGGCTGGTCTCGGCAGTCTCACTGCATGGCGATCGCTCTCAGACAAAGTCATGTTGGTGCGCCCCTTGTTGACAATTACACGACAGGAAACAGGTAAGTTTTGCCGACAGTTTAATCTGCCTGTGTGTCTCGATCCTTACAATCAGCAAATGCGCTTTAAGCGCAACCAGGTACGCCAGCAAATCCTGCCCCAGCTACGGACATTAAACACCCAAGCTGACAAACACCTCGCCCAAACAGCAGTAATTTTGCAGGATGAAAATGACTATCTTGAGGCGATCGCTCAACAATATCTCCACCAAACCCTAAATCCCCAGCAACACCTCCATCGCCTCACCCTACAGCCTTTGCACATTGCCCTCCAACGCCGCATTATCCGGCAATATCTCCAGCAAATTTTGCCCAAAATGCCAACCTTTGCCCAAATTACTGCTACAGTCGAATTGATCCATGGCTTTAATGGCGATCGCCTTAGCACTTTACCCGGGAAAATTCAACTGCAAGTCACTGGAGAATGGCTTGTGCCGAAGGCACCACAATCGAATTCTCCCAAGCCAATTCACTAA
- a CDS encoding DnaJ C-terminal domain-containing protein: MAATDFKDYYSILGVSKSASADEIKKKFRKLALQYHPDRNPGDKAAEAKFKEISEAYEVLSDPEKRQKYDQFGQYWQQASRGGSSPYSAGVNVDFENFSNFDFGNFGSFDEFINDLLGRAAAGAGPRGTGNPYSDFGFNTTASGTTQGADREANIQLTFSEAFRGVEKRLSLGTETITVKIPAGVTNGNKIRVKGKGSPSVMGGQRGDLYLIVQLQSHHFFHFEGDNLTCTLPITPDEAVLGASVAVPTPDGKVTMKIPPGIKSGQSLRLRGKGWPKPKGNRTDQLVKIEIVVPTTPTEAEKECYEKLRALNSFKPRDRLQNVSL; the protein is encoded by the coding sequence ATGGCAGCAACGGATTTTAAAGATTACTATTCCATCCTTGGGGTCAGTAAAAGTGCCTCTGCCGATGAAATTAAGAAAAAGTTTCGCAAGCTCGCTCTCCAATACCATCCCGATCGCAATCCAGGGGATAAGGCTGCCGAAGCAAAGTTTAAAGAAATTAGTGAAGCTTACGAAGTTCTTTCTGATCCAGAAAAACGGCAAAAATATGACCAGTTTGGCCAATACTGGCAACAGGCTTCTCGCGGGGGCAGCAGTCCCTATAGTGCTGGCGTTAATGTCGATTTTGAGAATTTTAGTAACTTCGACTTTGGTAATTTTGGCAGCTTTGACGAGTTTATTAATGATTTACTCGGACGAGCCGCAGCGGGCGCTGGGCCACGGGGCACCGGCAATCCTTACAGTGATTTTGGCTTTAATACAACAGCGAGTGGCACCACCCAGGGCGCAGATCGAGAAGCAAATATTCAATTGACATTCTCCGAAGCCTTTCGAGGCGTTGAAAAACGATTGAGTCTAGGCACAGAAACCATTACGGTTAAAATTCCGGCGGGAGTCACCAACGGCAATAAAATCCGCGTCAAAGGCAAAGGTTCTCCCAGTGTCATGGGAGGACAAAGGGGGGATTTGTATTTAATTGTCCAACTCCAGTCCCATCACTTTTTCCATTTTGAAGGGGATAACCTAACCTGTACTTTACCAATTACCCCCGACGAGGCTGTACTGGGGGCCTCTGTCGCCGTCCCAACACCAGATGGCAAGGTGACGATGAAAATCCCCCCAGGGATTAAATCAGGGCAATCACTACGACTCCGAGGCAAGGGCTGGCCCAAACCGAAGGGCAACCGCACGGATCAGCTCGTCAAAATTGAGATTGTTGTCCCGACTACGCCCACCGAAGCAGAGAAAGAGTGCTATGAGAAGCTCCGGGCCCTTAATTCTTTTAAGCCCCGCGATCGCCTCCAGAATGTCAGCCTCTAG